From a region of the Tepidisphaeraceae bacterium genome:
- a CDS encoding substrate-binding domain-containing protein yields MTTIEPSPRRVLLLFERMVGYQHGVLLGLQRYVQARRLPWVYVGTDPVPSNVRDIIAQLPIDGVVALIFRREMMEAVRAIGCPAVDTGNAIAGCSIPKVGVDEQAIARLAAEHLIDRGLRHFAFLGFPGEAYSDERQAAFVAAVRAAGFECDVLDYRRYRSAETTPAEPWIELPTWAGGNKLLKRWAGDLPKPCGVFAANDERALRLLDSATQAGVRVPEQLAIVGVDNDELLCPYARPPLTSIALPTERIGFEAAALLDRLMAGGPPPAGSVLLPPVGVMARASSDVLALDDPDLVAAVRWLRANAVRPIRVSDVLQQVPMSRRSLEQKFVAVLGRTPHDEIRRVRLERARDLLANTDLPISGVAKRSGVANAERLAELFRAALGTTPTSYRRTFQSRH; encoded by the coding sequence ATGACAACGATTGAGCCCTCTCCAAGGCGGGTATTGCTGTTGTTCGAGCGCATGGTGGGTTACCAACATGGCGTGCTGCTGGGCCTGCAGCGCTACGTGCAGGCTCGGCGGCTGCCGTGGGTGTACGTCGGGACCGACCCGGTGCCGTCCAACGTCCGCGACATCATCGCGCAACTGCCGATCGATGGCGTCGTCGCGCTGATCTTCCGCCGGGAGATGATGGAGGCGGTCCGAGCGATCGGGTGTCCCGCGGTGGATACGGGCAACGCGATCGCGGGATGTAGCATTCCGAAGGTCGGCGTTGACGAGCAGGCGATCGCACGGCTGGCGGCCGAGCACCTGATCGACCGTGGCCTGCGGCACTTCGCGTTCCTGGGGTTTCCCGGTGAGGCGTACAGCGACGAACGGCAGGCGGCGTTCGTCGCGGCAGTGCGTGCCGCGGGGTTCGAATGCGACGTGCTGGACTACCGTCGGTACCGTTCGGCCGAAACCACGCCCGCTGAGCCGTGGATCGAGTTGCCGACGTGGGCCGGTGGAAACAAGCTGCTGAAGCGATGGGCGGGGGACCTGCCCAAGCCCTGCGGCGTCTTCGCGGCCAACGACGAGCGGGCGCTGCGCTTGCTGGACTCGGCGACGCAGGCTGGCGTTCGGGTGCCGGAACAGTTGGCCATCGTCGGGGTCGATAACGACGAACTGCTCTGCCCGTACGCTCGGCCACCGCTGACCAGCATCGCGCTGCCCACCGAACGGATCGGGTTTGAGGCCGCTGCACTGCTCGATCGGCTGATGGCAGGCGGGCCCCCGCCGGCTGGGTCAGTGCTGCTGCCGCCGGTCGGGGTAATGGCGCGGGCGTCCAGCGACGTACTCGCGCTGGACGACCCAGACTTAGTAGCCGCCGTGCGGTGGCTGCGTGCGAACGCAGTCCGGCCGATCCGCGTTTCCGACGTCCTGCAGCAGGTGCCTATGTCACGACGCAGTCTGGAGCAGAAGTTCGTCGCGGTGCTGGGTCGCACGCCGCATGACGAGATTCGCAGGGTGCGGCTGGAGCGGGCACGCGACCTGCTGGCAAACACCGACTTGCCGATTTCCGGCGTCGCCAAGCGCAGCGGCGTCGCCAATGCCGAACGCTTGGCCGAGCTGTTCCGCGCCGCCTTGGGCACCACCCCCACAAGCTACCGTCGCACTTTTCAATCCCGCCACTAA
- a CDS encoding DUF2924 domain-containing protein: MSSNVKAELAALQHLSPTQLRQKYAEVFAEPSRSGNKDYLIKRIGWRVQSLAEGGLSERARNRAAEIARDADLRTTVPRTPAVSQTVTLPALPMPGAVLTRQYQGRLIQVTVLPKGFEWNGTVYRSLSAVAKAVTGSHWNGYGFFNLLNNEGNSK; the protein is encoded by the coding sequence ATGAGTAGCAACGTGAAGGCCGAACTGGCGGCCCTCCAGCATCTGAGCCCCACGCAGCTGCGGCAGAAGTACGCAGAGGTGTTCGCCGAGCCGTCCCGCAGCGGCAACAAGGACTACCTGATCAAGCGGATCGGCTGGCGGGTGCAGTCGCTGGCGGAGGGGGGCCTGAGCGAGCGGGCCCGCAACAGGGCGGCCGAGATCGCCCGCGACGCCGACCTTCGCACAACCGTGCCGCGGACGCCCGCCGTGAGCCAGACGGTGACGCTCCCGGCCCTGCCGATGCCCGGGGCGGTGCTGACACGCCAGTACCAGGGCCGGCTGATCCAGGTAACCGTGCTCCCGAAGGGCTTCGAGTGGAACGGCACCGTTTACCGCAGCCTCAGCGCCGTGGCCAAGGCCGTGACCGGCAGCCACTGGAACGGCTACGGGTTCTTCAACCTCCTCAACAACGAAGGGAACAGCAAATGA
- a CDS encoding DUF1559 domain-containing protein, translating to MATLRPHRHAFTLVELLVVIGIIALLISMLLPALQKVREQASLVQCMSNLRQTGLVLRIYAGDHKDFPYYTYPGAPDPAQRQHPAFPVWGGSWSGTMNRLEVLPLLRNLRYLGSYEVAFCPKAWAQKNFSWTPNSTGGLDQFTMDGGAGGWEINYAWQPKHSNGGAVNGAHQSAGEYMYLGPGTAGTWWNWEAVSPRLSQEFGNRSPFPADRIAEWTGVHANGRVTIWGGSSHVIAPTYSGKRVPLMGEGAVCPANGSEPSAGPHKSKPRPSMSWSQEGGELNYLFTDGSVVTYPYNF from the coding sequence ATGGCTACCCTTCGGCCGCATCGGCACGCGTTCACCCTCGTCGAGTTGCTCGTCGTGATCGGCATCATCGCGCTGCTGATCAGCATGTTGCTTCCCGCATTGCAGAAGGTGCGTGAGCAGGCATCGCTCGTGCAATGCATGAGCAACCTGCGGCAGACGGGCCTGGTCCTGCGAATCTACGCCGGCGACCACAAGGACTTCCCCTATTACACGTACCCCGGCGCGCCCGATCCCGCGCAGCGGCAGCACCCTGCGTTCCCCGTCTGGGGCGGGTCGTGGTCGGGCACCATGAACCGGCTGGAGGTGCTGCCGCTGCTTCGGAACCTTCGATACCTCGGGTCGTACGAGGTCGCGTTCTGCCCCAAAGCGTGGGCGCAAAAGAACTTCAGTTGGACGCCAAATTCGACCGGCGGATTGGACCAGTTCACGATGGACGGTGGTGCGGGCGGCTGGGAGATCAACTATGCGTGGCAACCGAAGCACTCCAATGGTGGCGCGGTGAATGGCGCGCATCAAAGCGCCGGCGAGTACATGTACCTCGGCCCCGGCACCGCGGGCACCTGGTGGAACTGGGAGGCCGTTTCGCCGCGACTGTCTCAGGAGTTCGGCAATCGCTCGCCCTTCCCCGCCGACCGCATCGCCGAATGGACCGGCGTCCACGCGAACGGCCGGGTCACGATCTGGGGTGGTAGCAGTCACGTTATTGCCCCGACGTACAGTGGGAAACGCGTGCCGTTGATGGGCGAGGGCGCCGTCTGTCCGGCCAACGGCAGCGAACCGTCCGCCGGCCCGCACAAGTCCAAGCCGCGCCCGTCCATGTCGTGGTCCCAAGAAGGTGGCGAGTTGAACTACTTGTTCACAGACGGTTCGGTCGTCACCTACCCGTACAACTTCTGA
- a CDS encoding recombinase family protein, with product MRKTQEPKKTIRCAIYTRKSTEEGLQQAFNTLDAQRESAEAYVASQRAEGWVCLPDRYDDGGFTGGNLERPAVQRLMKDIEAGLVDCVVVYKVDRLSRSLLDFAKLMEVFDRHKVAFVSVTQHFNTTHSMGRLTLNVLLSFA from the coding sequence ATGAGAAAGACACAAGAACCGAAGAAGACCATCCGCTGCGCCATCTACACCCGCAAGAGCACCGAGGAAGGGCTGCAGCAGGCGTTCAACACGCTCGACGCCCAGCGGGAGAGTGCAGAAGCGTACGTCGCCAGCCAGCGGGCCGAGGGCTGGGTCTGCCTGCCCGACCGCTACGACGACGGCGGGTTCACCGGCGGCAACCTCGAACGGCCGGCGGTCCAGCGGCTGATGAAGGACATCGAGGCGGGGCTCGTCGACTGCGTGGTCGTCTACAAGGTCGACCGTCTCAGCCGATCCCTCCTCGACTTCGCCAAGCTCATGGAGGTGTTCGACCGGCACAAGGTCGCCTTCGTCAGCGTGACGCAGCACTTCAACACGACCCACAGCATGGGCCGGCTGACGCTCAACGTCCTGCTCTCCTTCGCC
- a CDS encoding PEP-CTERM sorting domain-containing protein: MAVSKLKVNRWGSTACGLVVLALAPAAARAALVASDMASNPTYSVGQAYNGLNGGTGFQPWSTIPTVNYGSNNGAPVNGPSDAGNSLGATAFSLYAFNNNGDNGSAFATRAFTDNSGTGAGALDAGQTFSFDFDNRLIATGSTVGFELTDATGAAGFRFDFLGGGDDYRTTDAAGTTELTGFGYTGSGLRLSVTLTGADTYSFTATKLNGGQSVTTVGTLAENAGLDRVLVFNRQGGDQSDLNFTNLAVTTAVPEPGTMAIAAVAAGGLLARRRPR; encoded by the coding sequence ATGGCAGTGTCAAAGCTGAAGGTTAACCGTTGGGGTTCGACGGCGTGCGGGCTTGTCGTGCTGGCGCTGGCGCCCGCGGCGGCGCGGGCGGCGCTGGTCGCCAGCGACATGGCGTCCAACCCCACCTACAGCGTTGGGCAGGCGTACAACGGTCTGAACGGTGGGACCGGCTTCCAGCCGTGGTCGACGATTCCGACCGTCAATTACGGGTCCAACAACGGCGCGCCGGTCAACGGTCCATCCGATGCCGGCAACTCGCTGGGCGCCACCGCGTTCAGCCTCTACGCGTTCAACAACAACGGCGACAACGGATCCGCATTCGCGACCCGCGCGTTCACGGACAACTCTGGCACTGGTGCCGGGGCGCTCGACGCGGGGCAGACGTTCTCGTTCGACTTCGACAACCGCCTCATCGCCACCGGTAGCACCGTCGGCTTTGAACTGACCGACGCGACTGGCGCCGCCGGCTTCCGGTTCGACTTCCTCGGCGGTGGCGACGATTACCGCACCACCGATGCCGCGGGCACGACCGAGCTGACCGGGTTCGGGTACACCGGCAGTGGCCTACGGTTGTCGGTCACGCTAACGGGTGCCGACACCTACTCGTTCACCGCCACGAAGCTCAACGGAGGTCAGAGCGTAACCACCGTCGGCACACTGGCGGAAAACGCTGGGTTGGATCGAGTGCTGGTCTTCAACCGTCAGGGTGGTGACCAGAGCGACCTGAACTTCACGAACCTCGCGGTGACCACCGCCGTGCCGGAACCCGGCACGATGGCGATTGCCGCGGTGGCGGCCGGTGGGTTGCTTGCTCGCCGTCGGCCTCGCTAA